A section of the Clostridium felsineum DSM 794 genome encodes:
- a CDS encoding helix-turn-helix transcriptional regulator — protein sequence MELMELLKTDRINKGMTQKDYAKVLNITRGTLSHLEKGRSPSAETAKKISSYFNKPISELIGSKKIKKLSELETTNMLINSLIKKKEITKEKITDEAKKLIWASLELEIKLKLQMKESL from the coding sequence ATGGAGTTAATGGAGTTACTAAAAACGGATAGAATTAATAAAGGCATGACTCAAAAAGATTATGCTAAAGTATTGAATATAACAAGAGGAACGCTATCTCACCTTGAAAAAGGAAGGTCGCCAAGTGCGGAAACAGCAAAAAAAATTTCCTCTTATTTTAACAAACCTATTTCGGAGTTGATTGGATCAAAGAAAATCAAAAAGCTTTCTGAATTAGAAACAACAAATATGCTTATAAATTCTTTAATTAAAAAAAAAGAAATTACCAAAGAAAAGATAACTGATGAAGCAAAAAAGCTTATATGGGCATCTTTAGAATTGGAAATAAAATTAAAACTTCAAATGAAAGAGAGTCTTTAA
- a CDS encoding bifunctional 4-hydroxy-3-methylbut-2-enyl diphosphate reductase/30S ribosomal protein S1 → MRKVILAEKAGFCFGVKRAVDMAILTQKKYNKKIYTLGELIHNNDVVNKLKNSSIYPIEIKEIDKLKENDVILVRSHGISKEVYDMLLAKGLTVIDATCPFVSKIQEKVRKYSELGYDIVIVGDKNHPEVIGINGWCNNKAIISKKGEGLEDIGSKVCIVSQTTEKLENWEKVLSEVESKVDEVISFNTICNATSERQKIANDLSEKVDVMVVIGGKQSSNTTKLYEICKANCKDTIHVENSGEIPENILKNKNSINIGVTAGASTPDWIIEEAINKMSENQISNETNNEMADAMKFIAENEEKIYVGASVTGEIIQVSDKEVFLNINYKRDGIIPKSEIDDDGKDLKELFTVGDKIVAKIIKLKDADNYVVLSVKELQREQGYKDIKDAFENKTTLNVVVKEDVKGGVIASYKGIRVFIPASHVELFHVDNLKEYIGKSFEVAIIEYSTKKRQTKIVASRRALLSREKEKVEETVWNKLDEGQIVEGEVKRLTDFGAFVEIEGVDGLLHVSEISWGRVEKPADVLKIGDKIKVYILSIDKENKKLSLSIKKLTENPWSNVEEKYPVGSVVLGKVVRFADFGAFVELEPGVDGLVHISEISHKRIAKPSDALEIGEEIKAKILEVSSDEKKIGLSIREVEE, encoded by the coding sequence ATGCGAAAGGTTATACTTGCTGAAAAAGCTGGTTTTTGTTTTGGAGTAAAGAGAGCTGTTGATATGGCAATTTTAACTCAAAAGAAATATAATAAAAAGATTTATACCTTAGGTGAGTTAATTCATAACAATGATGTAGTTAATAAGCTTAAGAATAGTAGCATATATCCTATTGAAATTAAAGAAATAGATAAATTAAAAGAAAACGATGTTATACTTGTGAGATCACATGGAATTTCTAAAGAAGTATATGATATGCTCTTAGCTAAGGGTCTTACTGTAATTGATGCAACTTGTCCATTTGTAAGTAAAATTCAAGAAAAAGTTAGAAAGTACAGTGAACTTGGATATGATATAGTAATTGTTGGAGATAAAAATCATCCAGAGGTAATTGGAATCAATGGTTGGTGCAATAATAAAGCCATAATCTCTAAAAAGGGAGAAGGCTTAGAAGATATTGGCTCAAAGGTTTGCATTGTTTCTCAAACTACAGAAAAGCTTGAAAACTGGGAAAAAGTTTTAAGTGAAGTTGAAAGTAAAGTAGATGAAGTTATATCTTTTAATACAATATGTAATGCTACATCGGAAAGACAAAAAATAGCGAATGATCTTTCTGAAAAAGTAGATGTTATGGTTGTTATTGGTGGAAAACAAAGTTCAAATACAACCAAATTATACGAAATATGTAAAGCTAATTGTAAGGATACTATTCATGTAGAAAATTCGGGCGAAATACCTGAGAACATATTAAAAAATAAAAACAGTATCAACATAGGTGTAACGGCGGGAGCTTCAACACCTGATTGGATTATTGAGGAGGCAATTAATAAAATGAGTGAAAATCAAATTTCAAATGAGACAAATAATGAAATGGCTGATGCAATGAAGTTTATAGCTGAAAATGAAGAGAAAATTTATGTTGGTGCATCGGTAACGGGAGAAATTATTCAGGTTTCTGATAAAGAAGTATTTTTAAACATAAATTATAAAAGAGATGGAATAATACCTAAAAGTGAAATAGATGATGATGGAAAAGATTTAAAAGAATTATTTACAGTTGGAGATAAAATTGTAGCAAAAATTATAAAATTAAAAGATGCGGACAATTATGTAGTATTATCAGTAAAAGAGCTTCAAAGAGAACAAGGATATAAAGATATTAAAGATGCTTTTGAAAATAAGACTACTCTAAATGTTGTAGTTAAAGAAGATGTAAAGGGTGGAGTAATTGCTTCATACAAAGGTATAAGAGTATTTATTCCAGCATCACATGTAGAATTATTTCATGTTGATAATCTTAAAGAGTATATAGGAAAAAGTTTTGAAGTAGCAATTATTGAATACTCAACAAAGAAAAGACAAACTAAAATAGTAGCATCTAGAAGAGCATTATTAAGTAGGGAAAAAGAAAAAGTAGAAGAAACCGTTTGGAATAAATTAGATGAAGGGCAAATAGTTGAAGGTGAAGTTAAGAGATTAACTGATTTTGGTGCTTTTGTGGAAATAGAAGGTGTAGATGGACTTCTTCATGTATCTGAAATATCATGGGGAAGAGTTGAAAAGCCTGCAGATGTTCTTAAAATAGGAGATAAAATTAAAGTATATATATTAAGCATAGATAAGGAAAATAAAAAGTTATCATTAAGTATTAAAAAATTGACTGAAAATCCTTGGAGTAATGTAGAAGAGAAATATCCTGTAGGTTCTGTTGTACTTGGTAAAGTTGTTAGATTTGCAGACTTCGGTGCTTTTGTAGAGCTTGAACCAGGAGTTGATGGTTTAGTTCATATTTCAGAAATAAGTCATAAAAGAATAGCAAAACCATCAGATGCCCTTGAAATAGGTGAAGAAATTAAAGCGAAAATATTAGAAGTAAGTTCTGATGAAAAGAAAATAGGTTTAAGTATAAGAGAAGTTGAAGAATAA
- the cmk gene encoding (d)CMP kinase → MRLNIAIDGPAGAGKSTIAKLVAKKFGLMYINTGAMYRAVTLMAMRKNIKASDVKNLCDLMESLSMHFENDKLIVNEEDVSEEILLPKTSQNVSNYASILEVREKLVHLQKEMAGRYDVVMDGRDIGTVVLNNAPFKFYLTATPEERAKRRYNELMEKHVKVCYDDILNDIIKRDHIDSTRKINPLTKAKDAVEIDSSSMGITEVVDYIVKYIEKRL, encoded by the coding sequence TTGAGATTAAATATAGCAATAGATGGACCTGCCGGTGCTGGAAAAAGTACCATAGCTAAACTTGTTGCTAAAAAGTTTGGACTTATGTATATTAATACAGGTGCTATGTACAGGGCAGTTACCTTAATGGCTATGAGAAAAAATATAAAAGCATCAGATGTAAAAAATTTGTGTGATCTTATGGAATCGCTTTCTATGCATTTTGAAAATGACAAGTTAATAGTTAATGAAGAAGATGTTAGTGAAGAGATACTTTTACCGAAAACTAGCCAAAATGTATCAAACTATGCGTCTATATTAGAAGTACGAGAAAAGCTTGTGCATTTACAAAAGGAAATGGCTGGAAGATATGATGTTGTTATGGATGGAAGGGATATAGGAACTGTTGTTTTAAACAATGCACCTTTTAAATTTTATTTGACAGCCACTCCTGAAGAAAGAGCAAAAAGAAGATATAATGAATTAATGGAAAAGCATGTAAAAGTATGTTATGATGATATATTAAATGATATAATAAAAAGAGACCATATTGATTCAACAAGAAAAATAAATCCACTTACAAAGGCTAAAGATGCCGTGGAAATTGATTCCTCATCTATGGGGATAACAGAAGTTGTAGATTATATTGTTAAATATATAGAAAAGAGACTATAA
- a CDS encoding NAD(P)/FAD-dependent oxidoreductase, with amino-acid sequence MAKVIVIGGGAAGMMAAITASLKHQVILIEQNEKLGKKLFITGKGRCNITNSISIDEFFENIPGNPYFLYSSLYSFTNNDLMNFMEGLGVKLKVERGGRVFPESNKSSDIIAALEKELKKRDVKVILNSKVTNIDFKGDIIKSVVTSNNEIIKGDIFILCTGGKSYPQTGSTGDGYKFAKDMGHNIVEPKPSLVPIEIEESFIGELQGLSLKNVRLYIKKDKKIIYENFGEMLFTHYGISGPIVLSGSRVVNYKKNLKAVIDLKPALDEKELDLRLQKDFMKYINKDFKNALDDLLPQKLIPVIIKLSKIAENKKVNLITKSERKNIAKAIKEFTLTIKGLRPIAEAIITAGGVDVKDIDPSTLKSKKISNLYFSGEIIDVDAYTGGFNLQIAMSTAHLAGKNI; translated from the coding sequence TTGGCAAAAGTTATTGTAATAGGTGGTGGTGCTGCAGGAATGATGGCAGCGATAACCGCTTCATTAAAGCATCAAGTTATTTTGATAGAACAAAATGAAAAGTTAGGTAAAAAGCTATTTATAACAGGAAAAGGAAGATGTAATATAACAAATTCAATATCTATTGATGAATTTTTTGAAAATATCCCAGGAAATCCATATTTCCTTTATAGTTCTTTATATTCATTTACTAATAATGATTTAATGAATTTTATGGAAGGTTTAGGTGTTAAACTAAAAGTTGAACGTGGAGGAAGAGTTTTCCCTGAATCAAATAAATCTTCGGATATAATTGCAGCTCTAGAAAAAGAACTAAAAAAGAGAGATGTAAAAGTTATTTTGAATTCAAAGGTAACAAATATAGACTTTAAAGGCGATATCATAAAAAGTGTAGTCACAAGCAATAATGAAATTATTAAAGGAGATATTTTTATTTTATGTACAGGAGGGAAATCATACCCTCAAACAGGTTCCACAGGTGATGGTTATAAATTTGCTAAGGATATGGGACACAATATAGTAGAACCTAAGCCATCTCTTGTTCCTATAGAAATTGAGGAAAGTTTTATAGGCGAACTTCAGGGGCTTTCATTAAAGAATGTTAGATTATACATAAAAAAAGATAAAAAAATTATATATGAGAATTTTGGTGAAATGTTATTCACTCATTACGGTATTTCAGGACCCATAGTTCTAAGTGGAAGTAGAGTTGTAAATTATAAGAAAAATCTTAAAGCTGTAATAGATTTAAAACCAGCATTAGATGAAAAGGAACTTGATTTAAGGCTTCAAAAGGATTTTATGAAATATATAAATAAAGACTTTAAAAATGCTTTAGATGATTTACTTCCTCAGAAACTAATACCTGTAATTATAAAATTATCAAAGATAGCAGAAAATAAAAAAGTAAATTTAATTACTAAAAGTGAGAGAAAAAATATTGCAAAGGCAATAAAAGAATTTACATTAACAATAAAAGGACTTAGACCTATTGCTGAAGCTATTATAACCGCAGGTGGAGTAGATGTCAAAGATATTGATCCATCTACTTTAAAATCAAAAAAAATAAGTAATCTTTATTTTAGCGGCGAAATAATAGACGTTGATGCATATACTGGAGGATTCAATCTTCAAATAGCAATGTCAACAGCACACTTAGCAGGTAAGAATATTTAA
- a CDS encoding MurR/RpiR family transcriptional regulator, producing MEDEKYDLMRIIQIKFPRLSKGQKLIAEYILKHYDKAAFMTAARLGVSVGVSESTVVRFANELGFSGYPKLQKALHELIKNKLTTVQRIELSNTFISEESSLKGVLKADMENIRVTLEKINHNVFDDVINSIFSAKRIYIIGLRSSTALAEFLGFYLNLILDNVYVVSYKISDIFEQIINITSDDLLIGIGFPRYASRTIEALRFAKSRKTKVVALTDSLLSPLATEADYTLIAQSNMASFVDSLVAPMSVINALIVSVGLREKDRISNVFTDLENIWKEYKVYSSRSTEDKF from the coding sequence TTGGAAGACGAAAAATACGATTTGATGAGAATTATACAAATTAAGTTTCCAAGATTAAGTAAAGGTCAAAAATTAATAGCTGAGTATATCTTAAAGCATTATGATAAAGCAGCTTTTATGACTGCTGCAAGGTTAGGAGTAAGTGTTGGTGTAAGTGAGTCTACAGTTGTTAGATTTGCTAATGAATTGGGCTTTAGTGGTTATCCAAAGCTTCAAAAAGCATTACATGAACTTATAAAAAATAAACTCACTACAGTACAAAGAATAGAATTATCTAATACATTTATTTCTGAAGAAAGTTCACTAAAAGGTGTTCTTAAAGCAGATATGGAAAATATACGAGTTACACTTGAAAAAATAAATCATAATGTTTTTGATGATGTTATAAATAGTATATTTTCAGCAAAACGAATATACATAATTGGTCTTAGAAGTTCAACTGCTCTTGCCGAGTTTTTAGGTTTCTATTTAAATCTAATACTGGACAATGTGTATGTGGTAAGCTATAAAATAAGTGATATTTTTGAACAAATTATAAATATAACTTCAGATGATTTACTTATAGGAATAGGCTTTCCGAGATATGCATCAAGAACAATAGAGGCTTTAAGATTTGCTAAATCAAGAAAAACAAAAGTCGTTGCACTTACGGACAGTCTTCTATCACCGCTTGCAACCGAAGCAGATTATACACTTATAGCACAAAGTAACATGGCATCATTTGTTGATTCACTTGTGGCGCCTATGAGTGTAATAAATGCACTTATCGTGTCCGTAGGACTTAGGGAAAAAGATAGAATTTCAAATGTATTTACTGATTTGGAAAATATTTGGAAAGAATATAAAGTTTATTCTTCTAGAAGTACAGAAGATAAATTTTAA
- a CDS encoding pseudouridine synthase → MEERLQKYMAECGVASRRKCEKMIEEGRVEVNGIIVTELGFKVNPEKDKVRLDKKEIKLEDKKVYAILNKPKGYLTAVSDYRGKKTVIDLLNFKERVFPVGRLDFNTSGLLIVTNDGDIFNKIMHPRQNVNKCYLATVKGKPKFKDLESLRKGVDIGGYVTKEAEVTMVSSTEQTSVLKIIIHEGKKRQVRRMCGAVGFPVEELKRISIGKIELKDLKEGNVRILSNEEVEYLKNL, encoded by the coding sequence ATGGAAGAAAGATTACAAAAATATATGGCTGAATGTGGAGTAGCTTCAAGAAGAAAATGTGAAAAAATGATTGAAGAAGGAAGAGTAGAAGTAAATGGAATAATTGTTACAGAACTTGGTTTTAAAGTTAATCCTGAGAAAGATAAGGTTAGACTTGATAAAAAGGAGATTAAACTGGAAGATAAAAAAGTTTACGCTATTTTAAATAAGCCTAAAGGTTATTTAACTGCAGTTAGCGATTATAGAGGAAAAAAAACAGTAATAGACTTATTAAATTTTAAAGAAAGGGTGTTTCCAGTAGGAAGACTTGATTTCAATACCTCTGGTCTTTTAATTGTAACTAATGATGGAGATATATTTAATAAAATAATGCATCCAAGACAGAATGTTAATAAATGCTATCTTGCAACAGTAAAAGGTAAACCTAAGTTTAAGGATTTAGAAAGTTTAAGAAAAGGAGTAGATATAGGAGGCTATGTAACTAAGGAAGCAGAAGTTACAATGGTATCCTCTACTGAACAAACTTCTGTACTTAAAATAATCATACATGAAGGTAAGAAAAGGCAAGTAAGAAGAATGTGCGGTGCTGTTGGTTTCCCAGTTGAAGAACTTAAGAGAATTTCAATTGGAAAGATAGAACTTAAAGACTTAAAAGAAGGGAATGTAAGAATTTTAAGTAATGAAGAAGTAGAATATTTAAAAAACTTATAG
- the corA gene encoding magnesium/cobalt transporter CorA: MNRYTKGVSRKRGLKPGTLVHIGTVTGKKTEIHIMDYKDDILKEKDTYNIEDCYKYKDTDNMTWINVNGLEDIALYQKLGEHFGIHSLIMEDILNTNQRPKIEEFEKYIFIVLKMIYFKDDKLVVEQISMICMQNLIITFQEASKAGDVFENLRTRIRNPKGKIRKTKVGYLTYALIDSIVDNYFVVLEKLEDKIEGFEESLMVNVSNNLFNEVYNLKRQMIYLWKAVWPLREIINTLQRGEVDIIEDKVSIYFKDVYDHTVQVIDTIELFRDMVAGLLDTYLSSASNKMNEIMKFLTIFSTIFIPLSFLVGVYGMNFDYMPELKFKYGYVILWMVMLSISGFMLMYFRKKKWL, translated from the coding sequence ATGAACAGATATACAAAAGGGGTGTCAAGAAAGAGAGGCCTAAAACCAGGAACTCTAGTACATATAGGAACTGTTACAGGAAAAAAAACAGAAATTCATATTATGGATTACAAAGACGATATTCTCAAGGAAAAAGATACTTATAACATTGAAGATTGTTATAAATATAAAGATACAGATAATATGACCTGGATAAATGTAAATGGTCTTGAAGATATAGCTTTATATCAAAAACTAGGTGAACATTTCGGTATTCATTCTCTTATTATGGAAGATATATTAAATACCAATCAAAGGCCTAAAATAGAGGAATTTGAAAAATACATCTTTATTGTTTTAAAAATGATATATTTTAAAGATGATAAGCTTGTAGTTGAACAAATTAGTATGATTTGTATGCAAAATTTAATTATTACTTTTCAAGAAGCAAGCAAAGCAGGTGATGTTTTTGAAAATTTAAGAACTAGAATAAGAAATCCTAAAGGAAAAATAAGAAAAACTAAAGTAGGATATCTTACATATGCTTTAATTGATTCTATTGTTGATAATTATTTTGTTGTACTAGAGAAGCTTGAAGATAAAATCGAAGGTTTTGAAGAGTCTCTTATGGTTAATGTATCAAATAATTTGTTTAATGAAGTGTATAACCTTAAAAGACAAATGATATATTTATGGAAAGCAGTTTGGCCCTTAAGGGAGATAATAAACACTCTTCAAAGAGGAGAAGTTGATATTATAGAAGACAAGGTTAGTATTTATTTTAAAGATGTATATGATCATACAGTACAGGTTATAGATACTATTGAACTATTTAGAGATATGGTAGCAGGGCTTTTAGATACATACTTATCAAGTGCAAGTAATAAGATGAATGAAATAATGAAATTTTTAACTATTTTTTCAACTATATTTATACCACTTTCTTTTCTTGTGGGGGTTTATGGTATGAATTTTGATTATATGCCGGAACTTAAATTTAAATATGGGTATGTTATTCTGTGGATGGTTATGCTATCTATATCAGGATTTATGTTGATGTATTTCAGGAAGAAAAAGTGGCTTTAA
- a CDS encoding NUDIX hydrolase, which yields MKGDKLAYDGWLKVYRRDINGKAYDILKNYDAVSAFITNEFNDVLMVKQFRPAVMSETLEIPAGCLDIEGESPEDCLIRELREETNLQIEKKDLQKIISYKPILGFSKSILHLYHIEIKKSDLISNKVNDEDVTEVMWIDKSTFVEYIKNGKISDGKTIISYLYLQCIGKDS from the coding sequence ATGAAGGGTGATAAATTAGCTTATGATGGATGGCTCAAAGTTTATAGAAGAGATATAAATGGGAAAGCTTACGATATATTAAAAAATTATGATGCAGTATCAGCTTTCATAACAAATGAATTTAATGATGTCTTAATGGTGAAACAATTTAGACCGGCAGTAATGTCAGAAACACTTGAAATACCGGCAGGCTGCCTTGATATTGAGGGTGAATCTCCAGAAGATTGTCTTATCCGTGAATTAAGAGAAGAAACTAATTTACAAATAGAAAAAAAAGACTTACAAAAAATAATTTCGTACAAACCAATTTTAGGTTTTAGTAAAAGCATACTGCACCTTTATCATATAGAAATAAAAAAATCTGATTTGATTTCAAATAAGGTTAATGATGAGGATGTAACTGAAGTAATGTGGATAGACAAATCTACCTTCGTAGAATACATTAAAAATGGTAAGATTTCCGATGGGAAAACTATAATAAGCTATTTATACCTACAATGTATAGGAAAAGATTCATAG
- a CDS encoding vWA domain-containing protein yields the protein MDNIKKDLLKKLYEIKEGNFTEDFKREFLNFIEKITFELMNGEDNFFALFLIQIKRDIRSDISSGCETKASLSYFTMYFNPYIFLNCSINEMKALIKHEIYHIIYNHIKRAEKLSKKYSMLAINTGMDISVNQYIDFLPPWSLNIENTKRQYNITELKYDKPLEYYVKVIQENINKKIKKKKDGLEANNEAKIYREFDEMNIHKIWNETHDKDYENQIEELKNKIIRNAAKGKLPAKVQQYVDYMNRKAEISWQDYLKRAIGTLPKGYKKTITRKDRRQPYRMDLRGKLSNHIIKIVVALDISGSMSDSEIDTAMIEIFDILKNKNYELTIIECDNSVRRVYKVTKSRDIKKKSNTKGGTSFSPVFEYLHKNRMEDCFLIYFTDGMGEKELKIRTNIKKIMWVLTGLKGDLSLDKKCGEVKKLKNKTVEILEPYKDILFNRGEWVNNEWAK from the coding sequence ATGGATAATATAAAAAAGGATCTTTTAAAAAAACTATATGAAATAAAAGAAGGGAATTTTACAGAAGACTTTAAAAGAGAATTCTTAAACTTCATTGAAAAGATAACCTTTGAGTTAATGAATGGAGAAGATAATTTTTTTGCACTTTTTCTGATACAAATAAAAAGAGATATACGAAGTGATATTTCATCAGGTTGTGAAACTAAAGCATCGCTATCGTATTTCACAATGTATTTTAATCCTTATATATTCCTGAATTGTTCTATAAATGAAATGAAGGCACTTATAAAGCATGAGATTTATCATATAATTTATAATCACATAAAAAGAGCTGAGAAGCTTAGCAAAAAATATAGTATGCTTGCTATAAATACAGGCATGGATATTTCTGTTAATCAGTACATTGATTTTTTGCCACCATGGTCCTTAAATATAGAAAATACTAAACGTCAATATAATATAACAGAGCTTAAATATGATAAACCTTTGGAGTATTATGTAAAAGTTATACAAGAGAATATTAACAAGAAGATTAAAAAGAAAAAAGATGGATTAGAAGCGAATAATGAAGCTAAAATATATAGAGAATTTGACGAAATGAACATCCATAAGATATGGAATGAAACTCATGATAAGGATTATGAAAATCAAATAGAAGAGCTTAAGAATAAAATTATAAGAAATGCAGCTAAAGGAAAACTTCCTGCTAAGGTTCAACAGTATGTTGATTATATGAACAGGAAGGCAGAAATCTCATGGCAGGATTATCTAAAAAGGGCGATTGGTACTTTGCCTAAAGGATACAAGAAAACTATAACTAGAAAAGATAGAAGACAACCCTATAGAATGGATTTAAGGGGTAAACTATCAAATCATATAATTAAAATAGTAGTTGCTTTAGATATAAGTGGAAGTATGAGTGATAGTGAAATAGACACAGCAATGATTGAGATCTTTGATATACTAAAAAACAAAAACTACGAATTGACAATTATCGAATGTGACAATAGTGTTAGACGAGTATATAAGGTAACTAAATCTAGGGATATAAAGAAAAAATCAAACACAAAAGGAGGCACTAGTTTCTCACCTGTTTTTGAATATTTACATAAAAACAGAATGGAGGATTGCTTTTTAATCTATTTTACTGATGGTATGGGAGAAAAAGAACTTAAAATTAGAACGAATATTAAAAAGATAATGTGGGTGCTTACAGGATTAAAAGGTGATTTATCTTTAGATAAGAAGTGTGGAGAAGTAAAAAAACTAAAAAATAAGACTGTTGAGATATTGGAACCCTACAAAGATATATTATTTAATAGAGGTGAATGGGTAAATAATGAATGGGCAAAATAA
- a CDS encoding AAA family ATPase has product MNFKEAMEGIKLVLEAKGVPLLVGESGIGKTSLVKELSKSEDYYYVNIDGNLLKEGEIGGLPIVQDYENQKTLIKRTVYAAYYKFIEIDEVLKNNPNSKILLFIDEINRCEHSVQQEIMNIILNREINGYKLKDNVTVIAAMNPSSKYDEFEESDYQVNDMDPAQEDRFVWIYLDSDVNAWLEWGYENKIHKDVLGFIASFPEYLSTPNSKESIKATPRSWERVSNIYKAYIEKNKAVSKNIFYNLIRGNVGTSIAQDFINYIEESKYPIISPEDIFKNNDITYEIKERVKKESHSRLFLAAKNILFHLESIENRATKIELFSQFLGLYPNDLKLGIMQNIKSDSSKELYDEFLENDSFLENFFLMYEGIKD; this is encoded by the coding sequence ATGAATTTTAAAGAAGCAATGGAAGGTATAAAACTTGTTTTAGAAGCTAAAGGAGTGCCTCTTCTAGTAGGAGAGAGTGGAATTGGTAAAACTTCACTTGTAAAAGAACTTTCTAAAAGTGAAGATTATTATTATGTAAATATAGATGGTAACTTATTAAAAGAAGGAGAAATTGGTGGACTTCCTATAGTTCAGGATTATGAAAACCAAAAAACACTAATTAAAAGAACTGTATATGCAGCTTATTACAAATTTATTGAGATTGATGAAGTTTTGAAAAATAACCCAAATAGTAAAATACTTCTTTTTATAGATGAGATAAATAGGTGCGAACATAGTGTACAGCAAGAAATAATGAATATAATCCTTAATAGAGAGATAAATGGTTATAAATTAAAAGACAATGTTACAGTAATTGCTGCCATGAATCCATCTAGTAAATATGATGAATTTGAAGAAAGTGATTATCAAGTAAATGATATGGACCCAGCACAAGAGGATAGATTTGTGTGGATTTATTTGGACTCAGATGTTAATGCTTGGTTAGAATGGGGATATGAAAATAAGATACATAAAGATGTACTTGGATTTATAGCAAGTTTTCCTGAATATTTAAGCACACCTAATTCAAAGGAATCCATAAAGGCAACTCCAAGAAGTTGGGAGAGAGTTTCTAATATTTATAAAGCATATATAGAAAAAAACAAAGCAGTGTCAAAAAATATTTTTTATAATCTTATACGTGGAAATGTTGGAACTTCAATAGCACAGGATTTTATAAATTATATAGAGGAGAGTAAATATCCAATTATAAGTCCAGAGGATATATTTAAAAATAATGATATAACTTATGAAATAAAAGAAAGAGTGAAAAAGGAGAGTCATTCTAGATTGTTTTTAGCTGCAAAAAATATTCTGTTTCATCTTGAAAGTATAGAAAATAGAGCCACAAAAATAGAACTCTTCTCACAATTTTTAGGACTTTACCCAAATGATCTTAAGCTTGGAATAATGCAAAATATAAAAAGCGATTCCTCAAAAGAGTTATATGATGAGTTCTTAGAAAATGATAGTTTTTTAGAAAATTTTTTTCTTATGTATGAAGGAATAAAGGACTGA